In a genomic window of Vigna angularis cultivar LongXiaoDou No.4 chromosome 6, ASM1680809v1, whole genome shotgun sequence:
- the LOC108342503 gene encoding calmodulin-binding protein 25 yields the protein MTQTMSGPNDWLQFYNQHPVPSIPDFTVTTTTTTPATVPTSSDFSNTSPSTSTHLGPEGRVGKPTRRRSRASRRTPTTLLNTDTTNFRAMVQQFTGGPNAPFAPSPSAAPQVLPNLLGFGFPSRPIPSLSPTPLVMSSSPPLSYHHLHQQGQHHQQQENMFQHQNQHYNLYSDGGSQGEDHNSNSNMFFQRLSNNPVSPPASNRDGLVNLDQGRFFPNSSS from the coding sequence ATGACCCAAACCATGTCTGGCCCAAATGATTGGCTTCAATTCTACAATCAACATCCCGTACCATCGATCCCTGACTTCACTGttaccaccaccaccaccactccAGCCACCGTTCCAACAAGTTCTGACTTCTCAAATACCAGTCCATCAACTTCAACCCATTTAGGTCCAGAAGGACGCGTGGGAAAACCTACGCGCCGTCGCTCTCGGGCCTCACGGCGAACTCCGACCACCTTGCTCAATACAGACACCACAAATTTCCGAGCCATGGTTCAACAATTCACGGGAGGCCCGAATGCACCCTTTGCACCAAGCCCATCAGCAGCACCTCAGGTGCTGCCGAACCTCTTGGGCTTTGGGTTCCCCTCACGCCCTATCCCTTCTCTAAGCCCAACACCCCTTGTTATGTCATCATCACCCCCTCTAAGCTACCACCATCTTCATCAACAAGGTCAACATCACCAACAACAAGAAAACATGTTTCAGCACCAAAACCAACACTACAATCTGTACAGTGATGGTGGCTCACAAGGTGAAGACCACAACAGCAACAGCAACATGTTTTTTCAGAGGCTAAGTAACAACCCAGTGAGTCCTCCAGCAAGTAATCGTGACGGGCTGGTGAATTTGGATCAGGGGCGCTTCTTCCCAAACAGTTCTTCTTGA
- the LOC108343316 gene encoding uncharacterized protein LOC108343316 isoform X2, with product MDLVLTLGRVDTDFGDETKGTGNTIMHEEAQGKLGGCFDSRDRRKSKYLSYPYTNLRSKQNDLHAETENLKTQCHSQKRGASSFATNPANISPLNAKLGSKRFRKNWYRKFVSCNNLSSSPEFMNASIVDVLSGLYSTAVDCMFPVGKESFGLVEQFVCRYRISNYSDEAELATVQVNAQELGKPVGNDLPDTVSKKRKNSKRESAVRRKRKSLSGLSDVNANTFSIDSQMPGKKMKQKTKMEEATLGQRLQNVKTNLIGGGSKYSSTPETSPNLSCLASEGKSVYKRRKKIEAQENESAQITSVCTDTKKLKCSSLVVDLQRTFPPVPVDIPERNNSGNKEELVFISINPESCVSQEGLVGRINDNSLSVITKAEADTVLVSKKALKNSMEKAAGVHLNYKLAVGMPHNSLGKAAEAHPSTELVVEQTGLNNSMEKAAEKPLSTQLALGEPRLMDSTETAAEKLLNTKSVVEIPDLNCSGAECNSISTEFDTVNFTSTELKPESSLPACSRPIKTAINRRQMDGYESLGNCLLLQFAPVAYIPSKEDLMTAFYRFGPLKASETQLLKDIGSAQVVFVRSKDAAAAFRSLEQNKFAFGSTLVDYKLHRSSAPGPPVEQLVIPAQPTGFMAMPSVTPTQPIGSMAMPGVTPAQPTGSLVMPGVNPAQPNRSKAIPCLMPTQPTGPMAMPGVTPAQPTGSVAMPGVNAAQPTWSKAIPYLTPTQPTGPMAMPAVAPTQPTMTEAVPVVTPTQKTGFTVPMLGETPPSLQDMKQGLQMMESVLQNSGGSLSPHMRAKLDSAIKNLMRKVNSVT from the exons ATGGATTTGGTTTTGACCTTAGGAAGAGTAGACACTGATTTTGGTGATGAGACAAAAGGGACTGGAAACACCATCATGCATGAAGAAGCCCAGGGGAAACTTGGAGGCT GCTTTGATTCCAGAGATCGAAGAAAGAGCAAGTACCTGTCTTATCCTTATACAAACCTTAGATCAAAACAAAATGATTTACATGCTGAAACTGAAAACTTGAAGACACAATGTCATTCTCAGAAAAGAGGGGCTTCAAGTTTTGCCACTAACCCTGCAAACATATCTCCGTTGAATGCTAAATTGGGTAGCAAGAGGTTCCGAAAGAACTGGTACAGAAAGTTCGTCAGCTGTAATAATCTGTCCAGCAGTCCGGAGTTCATGAATGCATCTATAGTTGATGTACTCTCAGGACTTTATTCTACAGCCGTTGATTGTATGTTTCCTGTTGGGAAGGAGAGCTTTGGCTTAGTTGAGCAGTTCGTTTGCAGATATAGAATATCAAACTATTCTGATGAGGCTGAACTTGCTACCGTACAAGTTAATGCACAAGAACTGGGGAAACCTGTGGGTAATGATTTGCCAGATACCGTAAGTAAGAAGAGAAAGAACAGTAAAAGGGAAAGTGCAGTTAGGCGGAAGAGAAAATCACTCAGTGGTCTATCAGATGTGAATGCAAACACATTTAGCATTGACTCTCAGATGCCtgggaaaaaaatgaaacaaaagacgAAGATGGAAGAAGCAACTTTGGGGCAACGGCTGCAAAATGTTAAGACAAATTTAATTGGGGGAGGCAGCAAATACAGCTCAACCCCTGAAACTTCACCAAATCTCAGTTGTCTTGCTTCTGAAGGAAAGAGTGTGTATAAAAGGAGGAAAAAGATAGAAGCACAAGAGAATGAAAGTGCTCAAATTACTTCAGTGTGTACAGATACCAAAAAGCTTAAATGCAGTTCACTGGTAGTAGATTTGCAGCGTACATTCCCTCCTGTGCCTGTTGATATTCCTGAGAGAAATAATAGTGGAAATAAGGAAGAACTAGTTTTCATATCTATTAATCCAGAGTCATGTGTTTCCCAAGAAGGGCTTGTTGGGAGGATTAATGATAATAGCTTGTCGGTAATTACTAAGGCAGAGGCTGATACTGTCCTGGTAAGTAAAAAAGCATTAAAGAACAGCATGGAGAAAGCAGCAGGAGTGCATCTCAATTATAAACTTGCTGTGGGAATGCCTCACAATAGCTTGGGGAAAGCAGCAGAAGCGCATCCGAGTACTGAACTTGTTGTAGAGCAAACAGGGCTGAACAATAGCATGGAGAAGGCAGCAGAGAAGCCTCTCAGTACTCAACTTGCTTTAGGGGAACCTAGGCTGATGGATAGCACAGAAACGGCAGCAGAAAAGCTTCTCAATACTAAATCTGTTGTAGAGATACCTGACCTGAACTGTTCTGGTGCTGAATGCAATTCAATCAGCACAGAATTTGATACTGTCAATTTCACTTCAACTGAATTGAAACCAGAGTCGAGCTTACCTGCTTGTTCAAGGCCTATCAAAACTGCTATTAACAGGAGACAAATGGACGGTTATGAATCTCTTGGAAATTGTCTTCTCCTACAATTTGCCCCCGTAGCCTATATCCCATCAAAAGAAGATCTAATGACAGCCTTTTACCGTTTTGGTCCCTTGAAGGCATCAGAAACTCAGTTGCTAAAAGACATTGGTAGTGCTCAAGTAGTTTTTGTCAGAAGTAAAGATGCTGCTGCTGCATTTCGTAGTTTAGAGCAGAACAAATTTGCCTTTGGTTCTACTCTTGTTGATTACAAGCTCCATCGTTCTTCTGCACCCGGTCCACCTGTGGAGCAACTCGTGATCCCTGCCCAACCAACTGGGTTTATGGCAATGCCTAGTGTAACCCCTACTCAACCAATTGGATCTATGGCAATGCCTGGTGTAACCCCTGCTCAACCAACTGGGTCTCTGGTAATGCCTGGTGTAAACCCTGCTCAACCAAACAGGTCTAAGGCAATACCATGTTTAATGCCTACTCAACCAACTGGGCCTATGGCAATGCCTGGTGTAACCCCCGCTCAACCAACTGGGTCTGTGGCAATGCCTGGTGTAAACGCTGCTCAACCAACCTGGTCTAAGGCAATACCATATTTAACTCCTACTCAACCAACTGGGCCTATGGCAATGCCTGCTGTAGCCCCTACCCAGCCAACTATGACTGAGGCAGTGCCTGTTGTGACTCCTACCCAAAAAACTGGGTTTACTGTGCCAATGCTAGGTGAAACACCTCCTTCCCTTCAGGACATGAAGCAGGGGTTGCAAATGATGGAATCAGTCCTGCAGAATTCAGGGGGTAGCCTTTCTCCCCATATGAGAGCCAAGTTGGATTCTGCAATAAAAAACCTTATGAGAAAGGTGAATTCCGTGACCTAG
- the LOC108343316 gene encoding uncharacterized protein LOC108343316 isoform X1, with the protein MDLVLTLGRVDTDFGDETKGTGNTIMHEEAQGKLGGSGFDSRDRRKSKYLSYPYTNLRSKQNDLHAETENLKTQCHSQKRGASSFATNPANISPLNAKLGSKRFRKNWYRKFVSCNNLSSSPEFMNASIVDVLSGLYSTAVDCMFPVGKESFGLVEQFVCRYRISNYSDEAELATVQVNAQELGKPVGNDLPDTVSKKRKNSKRESAVRRKRKSLSGLSDVNANTFSIDSQMPGKKMKQKTKMEEATLGQRLQNVKTNLIGGGSKYSSTPETSPNLSCLASEGKSVYKRRKKIEAQENESAQITSVCTDTKKLKCSSLVVDLQRTFPPVPVDIPERNNSGNKEELVFISINPESCVSQEGLVGRINDNSLSVITKAEADTVLVSKKALKNSMEKAAGVHLNYKLAVGMPHNSLGKAAEAHPSTELVVEQTGLNNSMEKAAEKPLSTQLALGEPRLMDSTETAAEKLLNTKSVVEIPDLNCSGAECNSISTEFDTVNFTSTELKPESSLPACSRPIKTAINRRQMDGYESLGNCLLLQFAPVAYIPSKEDLMTAFYRFGPLKASETQLLKDIGSAQVVFVRSKDAAAAFRSLEQNKFAFGSTLVDYKLHRSSAPGPPVEQLVIPAQPTGFMAMPSVTPTQPIGSMAMPGVTPAQPTGSLVMPGVNPAQPNRSKAIPCLMPTQPTGPMAMPGVTPAQPTGSVAMPGVNAAQPTWSKAIPYLTPTQPTGPMAMPAVAPTQPTMTEAVPVVTPTQKTGFTVPMLGETPPSLQDMKQGLQMMESVLQNSGGSLSPHMRAKLDSAIKNLMRKVNSVT; encoded by the exons ATGGATTTGGTTTTGACCTTAGGAAGAGTAGACACTGATTTTGGTGATGAGACAAAAGGGACTGGAAACACCATCATGCATGAAGAAGCCCAGGGGAAACTTGGAGGCT CAGGCTTTGATTCCAGAGATCGAAGAAAGAGCAAGTACCTGTCTTATCCTTATACAAACCTTAGATCAAAACAAAATGATTTACATGCTGAAACTGAAAACTTGAAGACACAATGTCATTCTCAGAAAAGAGGGGCTTCAAGTTTTGCCACTAACCCTGCAAACATATCTCCGTTGAATGCTAAATTGGGTAGCAAGAGGTTCCGAAAGAACTGGTACAGAAAGTTCGTCAGCTGTAATAATCTGTCCAGCAGTCCGGAGTTCATGAATGCATCTATAGTTGATGTACTCTCAGGACTTTATTCTACAGCCGTTGATTGTATGTTTCCTGTTGGGAAGGAGAGCTTTGGCTTAGTTGAGCAGTTCGTTTGCAGATATAGAATATCAAACTATTCTGATGAGGCTGAACTTGCTACCGTACAAGTTAATGCACAAGAACTGGGGAAACCTGTGGGTAATGATTTGCCAGATACCGTAAGTAAGAAGAGAAAGAACAGTAAAAGGGAAAGTGCAGTTAGGCGGAAGAGAAAATCACTCAGTGGTCTATCAGATGTGAATGCAAACACATTTAGCATTGACTCTCAGATGCCtgggaaaaaaatgaaacaaaagacgAAGATGGAAGAAGCAACTTTGGGGCAACGGCTGCAAAATGTTAAGACAAATTTAATTGGGGGAGGCAGCAAATACAGCTCAACCCCTGAAACTTCACCAAATCTCAGTTGTCTTGCTTCTGAAGGAAAGAGTGTGTATAAAAGGAGGAAAAAGATAGAAGCACAAGAGAATGAAAGTGCTCAAATTACTTCAGTGTGTACAGATACCAAAAAGCTTAAATGCAGTTCACTGGTAGTAGATTTGCAGCGTACATTCCCTCCTGTGCCTGTTGATATTCCTGAGAGAAATAATAGTGGAAATAAGGAAGAACTAGTTTTCATATCTATTAATCCAGAGTCATGTGTTTCCCAAGAAGGGCTTGTTGGGAGGATTAATGATAATAGCTTGTCGGTAATTACTAAGGCAGAGGCTGATACTGTCCTGGTAAGTAAAAAAGCATTAAAGAACAGCATGGAGAAAGCAGCAGGAGTGCATCTCAATTATAAACTTGCTGTGGGAATGCCTCACAATAGCTTGGGGAAAGCAGCAGAAGCGCATCCGAGTACTGAACTTGTTGTAGAGCAAACAGGGCTGAACAATAGCATGGAGAAGGCAGCAGAGAAGCCTCTCAGTACTCAACTTGCTTTAGGGGAACCTAGGCTGATGGATAGCACAGAAACGGCAGCAGAAAAGCTTCTCAATACTAAATCTGTTGTAGAGATACCTGACCTGAACTGTTCTGGTGCTGAATGCAATTCAATCAGCACAGAATTTGATACTGTCAATTTCACTTCAACTGAATTGAAACCAGAGTCGAGCTTACCTGCTTGTTCAAGGCCTATCAAAACTGCTATTAACAGGAGACAAATGGACGGTTATGAATCTCTTGGAAATTGTCTTCTCCTACAATTTGCCCCCGTAGCCTATATCCCATCAAAAGAAGATCTAATGACAGCCTTTTACCGTTTTGGTCCCTTGAAGGCATCAGAAACTCAGTTGCTAAAAGACATTGGTAGTGCTCAAGTAGTTTTTGTCAGAAGTAAAGATGCTGCTGCTGCATTTCGTAGTTTAGAGCAGAACAAATTTGCCTTTGGTTCTACTCTTGTTGATTACAAGCTCCATCGTTCTTCTGCACCCGGTCCACCTGTGGAGCAACTCGTGATCCCTGCCCAACCAACTGGGTTTATGGCAATGCCTAGTGTAACCCCTACTCAACCAATTGGATCTATGGCAATGCCTGGTGTAACCCCTGCTCAACCAACTGGGTCTCTGGTAATGCCTGGTGTAAACCCTGCTCAACCAAACAGGTCTAAGGCAATACCATGTTTAATGCCTACTCAACCAACTGGGCCTATGGCAATGCCTGGTGTAACCCCCGCTCAACCAACTGGGTCTGTGGCAATGCCTGGTGTAAACGCTGCTCAACCAACCTGGTCTAAGGCAATACCATATTTAACTCCTACTCAACCAACTGGGCCTATGGCAATGCCTGCTGTAGCCCCTACCCAGCCAACTATGACTGAGGCAGTGCCTGTTGTGACTCCTACCCAAAAAACTGGGTTTACTGTGCCAATGCTAGGTGAAACACCTCCTTCCCTTCAGGACATGAAGCAGGGGTTGCAAATGATGGAATCAGTCCTGCAGAATTCAGGGGGTAGCCTTTCTCCCCATATGAGAGCCAAGTTGGATTCTGCAATAAAAAACCTTATGAGAAAGGTGAATTCCGTGACCTAG